A genomic segment from Gemmatimonadaceae bacterium encodes:
- a CDS encoding class I SAM-dependent methyltransferase: MLKTLDLVFETGTIETDAEGNRIEISSHISKEQGLFLQKLYDQVKPSRSLEVGLAYGISTLFILEKCRENNCAEKSHIVIEPFSWGDAAEYNIKKEGLERYIDIRKDLSDVVIPTMYLNQERIQFAFVDTTKIFDTVMQDFYFIDKILDVGGIVVFDDATLGGINVVMRFVRSLPHYEMIDKFEKVRVSKAYDLGAGFFEKLLSILPFQAKYLGFYSLKTSRQLGINYRCIAFRKLSNDPRTWDWDVPF; encoded by the coding sequence ATGCTAAAAACATTAGATCTGGTATTTGAAACGGGAACTATAGAAACTGACGCTGAAGGAAACAGAATAGAAATAAGTTCTCATATATCAAAAGAGCAGGGACTTTTTCTTCAAAAATTGTATGATCAGGTAAAACCTTCAAGGTCATTAGAAGTAGGTCTGGCTTATGGAATCTCTACTCTTTTTATTTTAGAAAAGTGTCGGGAAAACAACTGTGCGGAAAAATCACATATTGTTATTGAACCATTTTCATGGGGCGATGCAGCTGAATACAATATAAAAAAAGAAGGATTAGAGAGATACATTGATATACGAAAAGATCTTTCAGATGTAGTCATTCCTACCATGTATTTAAACCAGGAACGTATCCAGTTTGCATTTGTAGATACTACTAAAATTTTTGATACAGTAATGCAGGATTTTTACTTTATCGATAAAATATTGGATGTTGGGGGGATAGTGGTATTTGATGATGCAACACTGGGAGGTATAAATGTTGTTATGAGATTTGTTAGGTCGTTACCACATTATGAAATGATTGATAAATTTGAAAAGGTGAGAGTCAGTAAGGCCTATGATTTGGGAGCTGGGTTTTTTGAAAAACTATTATCTATTTTACCGTTTCAAGCAAAATATTTGGGTTTTTATTCCTTGAAGACAAGTCGTCAACTTGGGATAAATTATAGATGTATTGCATTCAGGAAATTAAGTAACGACCCAAGGACATGGGATTGGGATGTGCCTTTTTAA
- a CDS encoding alkaline phosphatase family protein, with protein MVVLITVDQLRGDYIDRFGPQLRGGLARLSRGGAWFTNAHHDHAITETAPGHATLLAGRFPRSTGITANRAGVFDNTARTLGSADQPGASPRQFRGTTLIDWLKARTPQSRAFSVSLKDRGAILPIGRLAEQVYWYVPDGRFTTSAYYADSLPQWVNRFNARRLAQRYAGHSWELLLESNAYSERDSVVFEGGGADIVFPHRLSADSAIAASEVRSTPWMDDLVLAFALNGLEALSIGKGQHTDVMAVSLSATDLIGHRYGPDSREVHDQALRLDRAVGAFLDSLYKLRDPTRVLVVLTGDHGVGRIPELAADSTRPPPARVNMLSLVPGLRATLRNAGVDTMAITVDQQIITANRAAFASGRRTADDVLAEFAKVIRATPGVARVDRFADLLKSDTIRNVTARRWAHQFPPDAGVELVVTQTPMTLFSTITASHGSPYDYDTHVPLIFYGPAFRAGRYSEFVRTVDLAPTVAAALGATPLERLDGVVLVRALK; from the coding sequence TTGGTCGTTCTGATAACAGTCGATCAGCTTCGCGGTGATTACATCGACCGGTTCGGACCGCAATTGCGCGGCGGACTCGCTCGATTGTCGCGCGGCGGTGCGTGGTTCACGAATGCGCATCACGATCACGCGATAACCGAAACCGCGCCGGGCCACGCGACCCTTCTGGCGGGTCGCTTTCCCCGGAGCACTGGCATCACCGCGAACCGGGCCGGGGTCTTCGACAACACCGCGCGCACCCTTGGCAGCGCAGATCAACCAGGTGCTTCGCCGAGGCAGTTTCGCGGGACGACGCTGATCGACTGGCTGAAAGCGCGCACTCCGCAGTCGCGGGCGTTCTCAGTCTCGCTGAAGGACCGCGGCGCAATCCTGCCGATCGGCAGGCTGGCCGAGCAGGTGTACTGGTATGTGCCGGACGGTCGCTTCACGACCAGCGCCTATTATGCGGACTCGCTGCCGCAGTGGGTGAACAGGTTCAACGCGCGCAGGCTCGCGCAGCGCTACGCGGGGCACAGCTGGGAGCTCCTTCTCGAGAGCAACGCTTACAGCGAACGGGACAGCGTGGTCTTCGAGGGCGGAGGCGCGGACATCGTCTTTCCACATCGTCTCTCGGCTGATAGTGCCATCGCCGCCAGCGAAGTGCGGTCCACTCCATGGATGGACGACCTTGTGCTGGCCTTCGCGCTGAACGGTCTCGAGGCGTTGTCGATAGGGAAGGGACAGCACACCGACGTCATGGCAGTGTCGTTGTCGGCAACCGATCTGATCGGCCATCGATATGGGCCTGACTCGCGTGAGGTTCACGATCAGGCACTGCGCCTCGACCGCGCAGTTGGCGCCTTCCTCGACTCGCTCTATAAACTGAGGGACCCGACGCGGGTTCTGGTGGTGCTGACGGGGGATCACGGGGTAGGCAGAATCCCCGAGCTCGCGGCGGACAGCACGCGACCGCCGCCGGCGCGGGTCAACATGCTTTCGCTCGTTCCCGGTCTTCGGGCGACGTTGCGCAACGCCGGAGTCGACACAATGGCGATCACCGTCGACCAGCAGATCATCACGGCCAACCGGGCCGCGTTCGCGAGCGGCCGTCGCACCGCGGACGATGTCCTTGCAGAATTCGCGAAGGTAATCCGGGCAACCCCCGGTGTGGCGCGGGTCGATCGATTCGCGGACCTGTTGAAGTCGGACACGATACGGAATGTCACCGCCCGGCGATGGGCGCATCAGTTTCCGCCGGACGCCGGGGTCGAGCTCGTCGTGACGCAGACGCCGATGACGTTATTCAGTACGATCACCGCATCGCATGGGTCCCCATACGATTACGATACCCACGTTCCGTTGATTTTTTACGGGCCTGCGTTCCGGGCGGGGCGTTACAGCGAATTTGTCAGAACGGTGGATCTCGCGCCGACGGTGGCCGCCGCTCTCGGCGCGACCCCGCTCGAGCGGCTGGACGGCGTGGTGCTGGTGCGGGCGCTGAAGTAG
- a CDS encoding M2 family metallopeptidase, protein MYFRSGKLFARNGARALPLAGIAILGACATGANRPVTSSGTVTQAAAQAYVDSYAREYQRLYTQSSNAEWASNTRIVAGDSTNATRTRAANEALTRFVGSTQNITTIRAFLAQPQVLTQLQKRSLEAMLYSAGNGPQTVADVVNRRIAADAAQTEKLYGYTFTVAGKPIVPNQIDSVLRASNNLAERRAFWESSKAIGPTLKSGIVNLRTLRNQTVQALGYPDFFSYQVSEYGLSADDMLRLTDSMNRELRPLYRELHTWARHELAKKYKQPVPDLIPADWLPNRWGQSWADLVTVKGLNLDSAFTGKSPEWIVRQGEEFFKSLGFDALPASFWEKSSLYELPAKSSFKKNTHASAWHLDLDRDVRSLMSVVPDADWYGTSHHELGHIYYYMSYTQPSVPLVLRGGANRAYHEGIGTLLELASSQRKYLVNRGVISGSSAPDPMQQMLKEALQYVVFMPFSTGTMTRFEHELYSKNLPAGQFNAKWWELARKYQGIVPPSPRGEQFADALTKTHINDDPGQYYDYALSQALLFQLHNHIATNILKQDPHDTDYFGNRQVGDFLKTLMAPGASRPWRDVLKETTGQELNAQAMVSYFAPLYTWLREQNKGRSYTLPEI, encoded by the coding sequence ATGTATTTTCGATCAGGAAAGCTATTTGCCCGGAATGGCGCCCGCGCGTTGCCCCTGGCGGGGATCGCGATCCTCGGCGCCTGCGCTACGGGGGCGAACCGGCCTGTAACATCGTCTGGCACAGTCACACAGGCGGCCGCACAGGCATACGTGGACTCGTACGCTCGCGAGTACCAGCGGCTCTATACGCAATCATCGAATGCCGAGTGGGCATCGAACACCCGCATCGTTGCCGGTGATTCTACCAATGCTACCCGGACGAGAGCCGCCAACGAGGCTTTGACACGGTTCGTGGGGAGCACTCAGAACATCACCACCATCCGGGCGTTTCTCGCGCAGCCACAGGTTCTCACCCAGCTTCAGAAGCGTTCACTGGAGGCAATGCTCTACAGTGCGGGCAACGGACCGCAAACTGTCGCGGACGTGGTGAATCGGCGCATCGCTGCCGACGCAGCGCAGACGGAAAAGCTGTACGGGTATACGTTCACCGTCGCGGGAAAGCCCATCGTACCCAATCAGATTGACTCGGTGCTTCGGGCAAGCAACAACCTCGCCGAACGACGCGCGTTCTGGGAATCATCGAAGGCGATTGGACCCACCCTGAAATCCGGGATCGTGAATCTGCGCACGCTGCGCAATCAGACCGTTCAGGCGCTCGGGTATCCGGACTTCTTTTCGTATCAGGTGTCCGAGTACGGTCTCTCCGCCGACGACATGCTGCGCCTCACTGACAGCATGAACCGCGAGCTCAGGCCTTTGTATCGTGAGCTCCACACCTGGGCGCGCCACGAGCTTGCGAAAAAGTACAAGCAGCCGGTTCCCGATCTCATCCCCGCTGACTGGCTGCCGAACCGCTGGGGTCAGTCGTGGGCAGACCTCGTGACCGTCAAGGGATTGAATCTTGATTCTGCGTTCACAGGCAAATCCCCCGAGTGGATCGTCCGGCAGGGCGAAGAATTTTTCAAGAGCCTCGGTTTCGATGCATTGCCCGCAAGCTTCTGGGAGAAGTCGTCGTTATATGAGCTTCCGGCAAAGTCGTCTTTCAAGAAGAACACGCATGCTTCAGCGTGGCATCTCGATCTCGACAGGGACGTTCGTTCGCTGATGAGCGTCGTTCCCGATGCGGACTGGTACGGCACTTCCCACCACGAGCTGGGGCATATCTACTATTACATGAGCTACACCCAGCCCTCCGTCCCGCTCGTTCTGCGCGGCGGCGCAAACCGTGCCTACCACGAAGGCATCGGGACACTTTTGGAGCTTGCGTCGTCGCAACGGAAATATCTGGTGAACCGCGGCGTAATATCCGGATCCTCGGCGCCTGATCCGATGCAGCAGATGCTCAAGGAAGCCCTCCAGTACGTCGTCTTCATGCCGTTTTCGACCGGCACCATGACTCGATTCGAGCATGAGCTGTACTCGAAAAATCTTCCCGCGGGGCAGTTCAACGCAAAGTGGTGGGAGCTCGCGCGAAAGTACCAGGGCATCGTTCCGCCATCGCCGCGCGGTGAACAGTTTGCGGACGCTCTCACAAAGACGCACATCAACGACGATCCGGGCCAGTACTACGACTATGCACTTTCCCAGGCGCTTCTATTTCAACTGCATAACCACATCGCAACCAACATCCTTAAACAGGATCCGCACGACACCGATTACTTCGGCAACAGGCAGGTGGGAGACTTCCTGAAAACGTTGATGGCTCCGGGCGCCAGCCGCCCCTGGCGCGACGTGCTCAAGGAAACCACCGGCCAGGAGCTGAACGCTCAGGCGATGGTCTCGTATTTTGCGCCGCTTTACACCTGGCTCAGGGAACAGAACAAAGGCAGAAGTTACACGCTGCCGGAGATTTGA
- a CDS encoding energy transducer TonB → MMPNLALVLTGVVLTFAATGVTVPGVLQTMRVDMPSPAVDTVAMCPASAGSPVGTDTLIFVGRMHRVDGRESSKLPTGFAALSMGAIADRLTLPQPFQLAAYGGTGSESFANVQSSKPLTAHLSFGLEVMIAWKRDGSLKKVGLAQSSLSPALDKAVIHAILAADSARAFPTRNAEVAGQELSVYIDVDLVSRTPAGSHELFRLTLPVFLLNNIASQVPNGAAPKYPLDLRNRGVEGEASFQFVVDERGRAVGESIRVIKFSDQEFARSALEVLPRAQFAPARIRGCPVKQIVRQSFQFKLDHGAALPFSRR, encoded by the coding sequence ATGATGCCCAATCTCGCGTTGGTGCTCACTGGCGTCGTTCTGACGTTCGCTGCGACGGGCGTCACGGTGCCTGGTGTGCTTCAGACGATGCGAGTCGACATGCCGTCACCGGCGGTTGACACGGTGGCAATGTGTCCCGCTTCGGCGGGATCTCCGGTTGGAACAGACACTCTTATCTTTGTTGGCCGCATGCATCGGGTGGACGGGCGGGAATCATCGAAATTGCCGACCGGCTTCGCCGCCCTGTCGATGGGCGCGATTGCAGACCGTCTGACTCTCCCACAGCCGTTTCAGCTTGCCGCTTACGGTGGAACGGGCTCCGAATCGTTCGCGAACGTACAGTCATCGAAGCCGCTGACTGCCCACCTGAGCTTCGGCCTCGAGGTAATGATTGCATGGAAGCGAGACGGATCCCTGAAGAAAGTGGGACTCGCGCAAAGTTCGCTTTCGCCGGCGCTGGACAAGGCAGTCATTCATGCCATTCTTGCTGCTGACTCCGCCCGCGCGTTTCCAACTCGCAACGCTGAAGTCGCCGGTCAGGAGCTCAGTGTCTATATCGATGTGGATCTCGTAAGTCGAACGCCCGCTGGTTCGCACGAGCTGTTCCGTCTGACGCTCCCGGTCTTCCTGCTGAATAACATCGCCTCTCAGGTCCCCAATGGTGCGGCGCCGAAGTATCCGCTGGATCTTCGGAACCGCGGGGTAGAGGGCGAGGCATCGTTCCAATTCGTAGTCGATGAGCGCGGTCGCGCTGTCGGGGAGAGTATCCGGGTCATCAAATTTTCCGACCAGGAATTCGCGCGGTCAGCTCTCGAAGTGCTGCCGAGGGCGCAGTTCGCTCCGGCCAGGATTCGCGGATGTCCGGTGAAGCAGATTGTCCGGCAATCGTTCCAGTTCAAGCTGGATCATGGCGCGGCGTTGCCATTTTCCCGCCGGTAA
- a CDS encoding D-aminoacylase: MRVPAKALLIISLVSCTPSVSGGPSAPVPLASYDIIIRGGMVYDGTGVVPRVSDVAVSGDTIAAMGDLSQSRARTEIDARGLAVAPGFINMLSWATESLIIDPHAQSDIRQGVTLEVFGEGSSMGPLNDAMKKEMVEEQGDFKFDVTWTTLGEYLESLTKRGVSPNVASFVGATTVRVHEIGYADREPTPAELERMRALVRQAMEEGALGVGSSLIYAPAFYAKTPELIALARAAAPYGGSYISHMRSEGARLLQAVDELLTIGREGGVAAEIYHLKAAGTANWGKLQAVIAKVDSARAAGQAVRANMYTYTAGATGLDAAMPPWVQEGGYKAWAKRLADPAVRARVAVEMRTPTDKWENFFNAVESPEKIVLVGFRNDSLKPLTGKTLGEVARMRRKSAEETAMDLVIEDGSRVGTVYFLMSEENVRRQIAIPWISFGSDGSAPAAEGAFLKSNPHPRAYGNMARLLGRYVRDEKLIPLEEAIRRLTTLPAKNLKIVRRGELRRGFYADVAVFDPRRVQDHATFERPHQYATGMVHVMVNGVPVLRNGAHTGATPGRVVRGPGWKGKR; encoded by the coding sequence ATGAGAGTGCCTGCAAAAGCGCTGTTGATCATTTCGCTCGTATCGTGCACGCCTTCCGTCAGCGGAGGGCCGTCGGCGCCAGTGCCGCTCGCTTCCTACGACATCATCATCCGCGGCGGCATGGTATACGACGGCACTGGCGTGGTGCCTCGGGTGTCAGACGTTGCAGTCAGCGGTGACACCATCGCTGCGATGGGCGATCTCTCGCAAAGTCGCGCAAGAACGGAGATCGACGCGCGCGGGCTCGCGGTAGCACCTGGATTCATCAACATGCTGAGCTGGGCAACCGAATCGCTGATCATCGATCCGCATGCGCAGAGCGACATCCGGCAGGGAGTGACGCTCGAGGTTTTCGGCGAGGGATCTTCGATGGGGCCGCTCAACGACGCGATGAAGAAAGAGATGGTAGAGGAACAGGGCGACTTCAAGTTCGATGTTACCTGGACAACGCTGGGCGAGTACCTCGAATCACTCACTAAACGGGGAGTTTCGCCCAACGTTGCGTCGTTCGTCGGGGCAACAACGGTGCGCGTCCATGAAATCGGGTATGCCGATCGAGAACCCACTCCCGCGGAGCTGGAGCGAATGAGGGCGCTCGTCCGACAGGCGATGGAAGAAGGTGCACTCGGTGTTGGATCCTCGCTCATCTATGCCCCCGCGTTTTATGCAAAGACTCCTGAGTTGATCGCGCTCGCCCGCGCGGCCGCACCGTACGGCGGGAGTTACATCTCGCACATGAGGAGCGAGGGCGCGCGGCTTCTGCAGGCCGTCGACGAGCTTCTCACCATTGGCCGCGAGGGCGGCGTCGCCGCTGAGATCTACCATCTGAAAGCGGCGGGTACGGCGAACTGGGGAAAGCTCCAGGCAGTGATTGCAAAAGTGGATTCGGCGCGCGCAGCGGGCCAGGCCGTCCGCGCCAACATGTACACGTATACCGCCGGCGCAACAGGCCTCGACGCGGCGATGCCTCCCTGGGTTCAGGAAGGTGGTTACAAGGCCTGGGCGAAGCGGCTCGCTGATCCAGCGGTCCGCGCACGGGTGGCGGTCGAGATGCGCACGCCGACGGACAAATGGGAGAATTTCTTCAATGCGGTGGAATCACCTGAGAAAATCGTGCTGGTCGGGTTCCGAAACGATTCGCTCAAGCCGTTGACGGGAAAGACTCTTGGCGAGGTTGCGCGAATGCGGCGCAAGTCGGCGGAAGAGACCGCAATGGATCTCGTGATAGAGGACGGAAGCCGGGTGGGCACTGTGTATTTCCTGATGTCCGAGGAAAATGTTCGCCGCCAGATCGCAATCCCGTGGATCAGCTTCGGCTCTGATGGCAGCGCGCCCGCCGCGGAAGGTGCGTTTCTCAAATCGAACCCGCACCCGAGAGCCTACGGCAACATGGCCCGCCTCCTTGGGCGATACGTGCGCGACGAAAAACTGATTCCGCTCGAAGAAGCCATCCGGCGCCTCACCACACTTCCCGCAAAAAACCTGAAGATTGTACGGCGAGGTGAGCTGCGCAGGGGATTTTACGCCGACGTAGCGGTGTTCGATCCAAGGCGCGTTCAGGACCATGCGACGTTCGAGCGGCCTCACCAGTACGCGACGGGAATGGTCCACGTAATGGTCAATGGGGTGCCCGTGCTCAGGAACGGTGCGCACACGGGCGCGACACCGGGCCGCGTAGTGCGCGGCCCCGGGTGGAAAGGGAAGCGTTGA
- a CDS encoding class I SAM-dependent methyltransferase encodes MTKPAAGAGSHQSNVKPYTHESNSHFDADYYRRFYEDAETAIVDADGATREVGFVIAFSNYIGLKIERFSDVGAGTGWWAREFARQYPSCDSIETFDSSPAACIGYGHRCLPINKLAGRQSDLVVCRDVLRYVGDSDIDEALLRLAKKCRGVLYVHAITSDDDIDEDASDMEGMFRTTWFYRDRLLGSGFIDCGMGLFVSKRFKDFAYFTLEVRRRQ; translated from the coding sequence GTGACCAAGCCGGCTGCCGGCGCGGGTTCGCATCAATCGAACGTGAAGCCGTACACGCATGAATCCAATAGCCATTTCGACGCGGACTATTACCGGCGGTTCTATGAGGATGCCGAGACGGCGATCGTGGATGCCGACGGTGCGACGCGCGAAGTGGGGTTCGTAATTGCATTCAGTAATTACATTGGTTTGAAGATCGAGCGCTTTTCCGATGTTGGAGCCGGTACCGGATGGTGGGCGCGGGAGTTCGCCAGACAGTACCCATCGTGCGATTCGATCGAGACGTTTGATTCGAGTCCGGCTGCCTGCATTGGCTACGGGCACCGGTGTCTGCCGATCAACAAACTTGCGGGCCGGCAGTCCGACCTCGTGGTCTGCCGGGACGTGCTGCGATACGTTGGCGATTCCGATATTGACGAAGCGCTTTTGCGACTGGCGAAAAAGTGTCGCGGCGTCCTATACGTTCATGCCATCACAAGCGACGATGACATTGACGAAGACGCGAGCGACATGGAAGGGATGTTCCGAACCACCTGGTTTTACCGCGATCGACTGCTCGGGTCTGGCTTCATCGATTGCGGGATGGGATTGTTCGTTTCGAAGCGGTTCAAGGATTTCGCGTATTTCACGCTGGAAGTGAGGCGACGTCAATGA
- a CDS encoding MFS transporter: protein MAGKLGRNVVALSGVSFLTDVATEMIYPLLPLFLSSVLGANASFIGAIEGAAESTASLLKLASGWWSDKVKRRKPLIVLGYGIATFVRPFVAMATSAGAVLAIRVADRVGKGIRGAPRDALLADSADPNARGRAFGFHASADNAGAVLGPLIAFALLRYFDLSLRSVFWLAAVPGLLALIVLVVAVREVPRESASAGLESDTAPHIAPAETMGKRFWAYLGVVLLFTLGNSTDAFLLLRANQLGVAIVLAPILWAMLNFVKASAGTLGGALSDRLGRKPLIVCGWILYAAVYVGFSRATEAWHAWALFAVYGLFYALTEGTEKALVADIVPRAKRGAAYGWYNLAIGLGALPASLIFGAIWDRVSPDAAFLFGAALAMIAALAMAVVAPGRPGRTAVAT from the coding sequence ATCGCCGGAAAGTTAGGTCGCAATGTAGTTGCGCTGAGTGGGGTCAGCTTCCTCACTGACGTAGCTACGGAAATGATTTACCCGCTGCTGCCGCTGTTTCTCAGCAGCGTGCTCGGTGCCAATGCAAGCTTTATCGGCGCGATTGAAGGAGCCGCCGAGTCCACGGCTTCGCTGCTGAAGCTTGCGAGTGGCTGGTGGTCGGACAAAGTAAAGCGGCGGAAGCCCCTGATTGTCCTCGGATACGGCATCGCAACGTTCGTCCGGCCGTTTGTCGCAATGGCAACGAGCGCGGGGGCGGTGCTGGCGATCCGCGTGGCGGACCGGGTCGGGAAGGGAATCAGAGGCGCGCCACGCGACGCCCTTCTGGCAGACTCCGCAGACCCGAACGCTCGTGGTCGCGCGTTCGGGTTCCATGCATCTGCAGACAATGCCGGAGCGGTACTTGGCCCGCTGATAGCGTTTGCCCTGCTGCGATATTTCGATCTCTCGCTTCGCAGCGTGTTCTGGCTTGCGGCCGTGCCTGGGCTGCTCGCATTAATTGTCCTTGTCGTAGCAGTTCGCGAGGTGCCGCGTGAATCCGCGTCGGCAGGCTTGGAGAGCGACACTGCCCCGCATATCGCACCCGCCGAAACGATGGGCAAGCGCTTCTGGGCGTACCTGGGCGTCGTGTTGCTCTTCACACTCGGCAATTCGACCGATGCGTTTCTGCTCTTGAGGGCCAACCAACTCGGGGTCGCAATTGTATTGGCTCCCATATTATGGGCGATGCTCAACTTCGTGAAGGCATCGGCTGGTACCCTTGGCGGAGCGCTCTCCGACCGGCTTGGCCGCAAACCCCTCATCGTCTGCGGCTGGATTCTTTACGCTGCCGTGTATGTCGGTTTCTCTCGCGCGACCGAAGCGTGGCACGCGTGGGCGCTGTTCGCGGTTTACGGGTTGTTCTATGCGCTCACTGAAGGAACCGAAAAGGCACTCGTGGCTGATATTGTGCCCCGCGCAAAGCGGGGTGCGGCTTACGGTTGGTACAATCTTGCGATCGGTCTCGGAGCATTGCCGGCGTCTCTGATATTTGGAGCCATCTGGGACAGGGTCAGCCCCGACGCTGCATTCCTTTTCGGCGCGGCGCTGGCGATGATAGCGGCTCTCGCGATGGCGGTGGTCGCCCCCGGACGGCCAGGGCGCACGGCGGTTGCCACGTGA
- a CDS encoding sugar phosphate nucleotidyltransferase has product MKVIIPLAGKGTRLRPHTHVTPKPMMKVAGKPVMSYVLDELRDLGGIDQIIYITGHLKEKVEEFARQSLDVPSVFIEQKVQDGTAGAIALAKEYVDQPVLIIFVDTIFDADLSVVNRTDADGIIWTKEVEDYQRFGVVVTDDDGNMTQIVEKPKTPISKRANIGLYYIRNWKLLFEGVEHVLASPPNMGEYYLTDAFQYMIDRGAKIQVIDVEGWYDAGKIETMLETNETMLTKGRAQRPDEVDGCTIIDPVYIEEEVSLSGSTVGPNVSIGKGSVIENSEISHTIVGAGATVKRSRLANSLVGDGAWLEGINGEVTVGDHSEVRASPES; this is encoded by the coding sequence ATGAAAGTCATTATTCCGCTGGCCGGGAAAGGCACGCGGCTCAGGCCGCATACGCACGTAACGCCGAAACCGATGATGAAAGTCGCCGGGAAACCGGTGATGTCATACGTGCTGGACGAGCTTCGGGATCTCGGCGGCATCGATCAAATCATCTACATCACCGGGCATCTCAAGGAGAAGGTCGAAGAGTTCGCCAGGCAGAGTCTCGACGTGCCGTCGGTTTTCATCGAGCAGAAGGTGCAGGATGGAACGGCGGGCGCGATCGCGCTGGCAAAAGAGTATGTCGACCAGCCGGTGCTGATCATCTTCGTCGATACAATTTTCGATGCTGATCTGTCAGTGGTGAACCGAACCGATGCCGACGGAATTATCTGGACCAAGGAAGTAGAGGACTATCAACGCTTCGGCGTGGTGGTGACGGACGACGATGGCAACATGACGCAGATTGTCGAGAAGCCAAAAACACCGATTTCGAAGCGCGCCAACATCGGGCTTTACTACATCAGAAACTGGAAGCTGCTGTTCGAGGGAGTGGAACACGTGCTGGCGTCGCCGCCGAATATGGGCGAGTACTATCTGACAGATGCGTTCCAGTACATGATCGACAGGGGCGCAAAGATCCAGGTGATCGATGTCGAAGGCTGGTACGACGCCGGCAAGATCGAGACGATGCTCGAGACCAATGAGACGATGCTCACGAAGGGCCGCGCTCAGCGGCCTGACGAAGTAGATGGCTGCACAATCATCGATCCCGTATACATCGAAGAAGAAGTTTCGCTCAGCGGATCGACCGTAGGCCCAAATGTGTCGATCGGCAAGGGATCGGTTATCGAGAACTCGGAAATCAGCCACACGATTGTTGGAGCGGGCGCAACCGTGAAACGATCGCGGCTCGCGAATTCACTCGTTGGCGATGGTGCGTGGCTCGAAGGGATCAACGGTGAGGTCACCGTCGGCGATCACTCCGAGGTGAGAGCATCGCCGGAAAGTTAG
- a CDS encoding cupin domain-containing protein: MTGQTNAPSPGSSTTAPSGPVDVITVPKPWGHETIWAHTDHYVGKILHIKAGHALSIQYHNRKDETVHLLSGELVYRVQHGESLDDMHLTQGASFRITPGTIHQMEAITDCDVLEASTNDLDDVVRLSDRYGRQGTSAP; this comes from the coding sequence ATGACCGGCCAGACAAATGCACCCTCACCGGGCAGTAGCACGACCGCGCCCTCGGGCCCGGTTGACGTGATAACGGTGCCGAAACCATGGGGACACGAAACCATCTGGGCGCACACCGACCACTACGTCGGAAAAATCCTGCATATCAAAGCCGGCCACGCACTCTCGATTCAATATCACAACAGAAAAGACGAGACCGTCCACCTTCTTTCGGGCGAACTGGTTTATCGCGTACAGCACGGCGAGAGCCTCGATGACATGCATCTCACGCAGGGCGCGTCGTTTCGCATAACGCCCGGCACAATTCACCAGATGGAAGCAATCACCGATTGTGACGTGCTCGAGGCGTCGACTAACGACCTCGACGACGTGGTGCGGCTTTCCGATCGATACGGACGACAGGGGACGAGCGCACCATGA
- a CDS encoding F0F1 ATP synthase subunit delta: protein MRDSTIARNYAEALLELARRAEDTAGWGKLIDDVALGMRQNLTLTRFLESPKISEAQKSDLLSNALGDRVPRHFLRFLQALVRKRRQMLIPAIAAEYQNLVDDAANTVHANVTVARTMSEADESGIADHLSRVLGRRVVTHMTVNPEILGGVVVKVGDTVMDGSVRRRLATLRGRMMTGAS, encoded by the coding sequence ATGCGCGATTCGACCATCGCCCGTAATTACGCCGAGGCCCTGCTCGAGCTCGCGCGGCGCGCTGAAGACACCGCTGGCTGGGGGAAGCTGATCGATGATGTAGCTCTGGGAATGCGTCAGAACCTGACTCTGACGCGCTTCCTCGAATCGCCAAAAATCAGCGAGGCGCAGAAGAGCGATTTACTGTCGAACGCTCTCGGCGACCGCGTGCCCCGGCACTTCCTGCGTTTCCTCCAGGCGCTGGTCCGCAAGCGACGCCAGATGCTGATTCCGGCCATCGCGGCCGAGTATCAGAATCTCGTCGATGACGCAGCCAACACCGTTCACGCGAATGTGACTGTCGCGCGCACCATGTCCGAAGCGGACGAGTCGGGGATTGCCGATCATCTCTCCCGCGTGCTCGGCAGGCGCGTTGTCACTCACATGACCGTGAATCCGGAAATTCTCGGTGGAGTTGTCGTGAAGGTTGGTGATACAGTGATGGACGGATCGGTCCGACGCCGCCTTGCTACGCTTCGCGGACGCATGATGACGGGCGCCAGCTAG